Proteins encoded within one genomic window of Thioploca ingrica:
- a CDS encoding bacterial sugar transferase has translation MSDYSSTSTILKDQWQEMDTINMNTSSIIAVPIPLSNSNKKTKRYYFMAKRSFDIFITTIALILLSPLLLTVALLIRLDSKGSIFFSQLRVGKGGKEFKMWKFRSMYIDAEKRKQELMKKNEMQGGVLFKLKQDPRVTRVGRILRKFSIDELPQLWNVWRGDMSLVGPRPPLPNEVQEYTCHQRKRLEVTPGITCIWQVSGRSDIPFHQQVEMDLEYIRNQSLTYDLIILLRTVPAVLKARGAY, from the coding sequence ATGTCCGACTATAGCTCCACATCTACTATCCTAAAAGATCAATGGCAAGAAATGGATACGATTAATATGAATACTTCATCAATTATTGCAGTTCCAATACCCCTATCTAATTCCAATAAAAAAACAAAGCGTTACTATTTTATGGCAAAACGTAGTTTCGATATATTTATTACTACCATAGCCCTCATTTTGCTAAGTCCTCTATTGTTAACCGTAGCATTGTTAATTCGGTTAGATTCTAAAGGATCTATATTCTTCTCTCAATTACGAGTTGGTAAGGGAGGAAAAGAGTTCAAAATGTGGAAATTTCGCTCGATGTATATCGACGCAGAAAAACGCAAACAGGAATTAATGAAAAAGAATGAAATGCAAGGAGGCGTATTATTTAAGCTGAAACAGGATCCCAGAGTGACTCGAGTAGGAAGAATTTTGCGGAAGTTTTCCATCGATGAATTACCCCAATTATGGAATGTTTGGCGTGGAGATATGTCATTAGTTGGCCCACGTCCACCGTTGCCTAATGAAGTACAAGAATATACTTGTCATCAACGGAAACGCTTAGAAGTGACTCCAGGTATTACCTGTATTTGGCAAGTTTCAGGTCGGTCTGATATCCCTTTTCATCAACAGGTTGAAATGGATTTGGAATATATTCGCAATCAGTCTTTGACATATGACCTGATAATCTTACTCAGAACAGTTCCAGCAGTATTAAAAGCACGTGGTGCTTACTAA
- a CDS encoding patatin, with the protein MYPIKTNLNRPKRLLSLDGGGIRGIISAEILLKIEKIICDRPNSPWHCLADYFDFIGGTSTGAILAAGLANGMKVKDLLTFYLEDGPQIFTKNKILKRMRARYNPTPLENRLQAIFGDTTLGSKELKTLLMIVTKNVTVNSPWFFVNHPNSKYFNINRDIPLWHLIRASSAAPVYFPPHHFKIGGEFYEFVDGGMSMFNSPSFQLFLETTYNRYGIGWERGKDKLLMISVGTGFSDNRIELGKARKHNLLDWARYAVNTLMEDAKVQQHILMELISAQPKTIINYEVSKLMLKPLQLSPATILEENPFHLLSYRRYSPSLTGEGLNELQQHLDNLSTDFKELTLRLQQIEPNLVTAMDCVEQIPALRAIGQAIAETSVSDKDFEGFLQ; encoded by the coding sequence ATGTATCCCATTAAGACTAATTTAAATCGACCGAAGCGATTACTTTCATTAGATGGTGGAGGTATTCGAGGAATTATCAGTGCGGAAATCTTACTAAAAATAGAAAAGATAATTTGCGATCGGCCTAATTCACCTTGGCATTGTTTAGCTGATTACTTTGATTTTATTGGTGGAACCAGTACCGGAGCTATTTTAGCCGCCGGATTAGCCAACGGTATGAAAGTAAAAGACCTTCTCACGTTTTATCTTGAGGATGGTCCCCAAATTTTTACTAAAAATAAAATACTTAAACGAATGAGGGCGAGATATAATCCCACCCCCCTAGAAAATAGGTTACAGGCAATTTTTGGAGACACCACTTTAGGTTCAAAAGAGCTCAAAACTTTATTGATGATTGTCACTAAAAATGTAACTGTTAATAGCCCTTGGTTCTTTGTGAATCACCCTAATAGTAAGTATTTTAATATCAATCGTGACATTCCTCTCTGGCATTTAATCCGGGCCAGTTCTGCAGCACCCGTTTACTTTCCACCTCATCACTTTAAGATTGGAGGAGAATTTTATGAATTCGTCGATGGTGGGATGAGTATGTTTAATAGTCCCTCGTTTCAACTTTTTCTAGAAACAACCTATAACCGGTACGGTATTGGTTGGGAACGTGGTAAAGATAAATTATTAATGATTTCTGTTGGGACTGGTTTTAGTGATAACCGGATTGAACTTGGTAAGGCTAGGAAGCACAATTTGCTTGATTGGGCAAGGTATGCGGTTAATACTTTAATGGAAGATGCTAAAGTACAGCAGCATATATTAATGGAGTTAATTAGTGCTCAGCCTAAAACAATAATTAATTATGAAGTTTCTAAACTCATGCTCAAGCCACTGCAACTATCACCAGCCACAATCCTTGAAGAAAATCCATTTCATTTATTAAGTTACCGCCGATACTCACCTTCATTAACCGGTGAAGGCTTGAATGAATTGCAACAACATTTGGATAATTTATCAACCGATTTTAAAGAATTAACCTTGCGATTACAGCAAATTGAACCCAATTTGGTTACTGCTATGGATTGCGTAGAACAAATTCCGGCTTTGCGAGCGATTGGTCAAGCGATAGCTGAAACATCGGTTTCTGATAAAGATTTTGAAGGATTCTTGCAATAA